DNA sequence from the Gordonia polyisoprenivorans genome:
GATCTCACCGGACGGCATACGCAGGGTCGCGTACGCGCCCTCCTTGCCGAGCAGCTGAATCGACGCACCGGCCGAGCGGGCCATCTTCGCGCCGCCGCCCGGGCGCAGCTCGACGGCGTGCACCTGGGTACCGGTCGGGATGTTGCGCAGCGGCAGGTTGTTGCCGGGCTTGATGTCGGCGGTCGGACCGCTTTCCACCACGTCGCCCTGCTTGAGGTTCTTAGGCGCGATGATGTAGCGCTTCTCGCCGTCGACGTAGTGCAGCAACGCAATCCGCGCGGTGCGGTTCGGGTCGTACTCGATATGTGCGACCTTGGCGTTGACGCCGTCCTTGTCGTTACGACGGAAGTCGATCAGACGGTAGGCACGCTTGTGACCGCCACCCTTGTGACGAGTGGTGATGCGACCGTGCGCGTTACGACCGCCGCGTCCGTGGAGCGGGCGGACCAACGACTTCTCCGGATGGTCACGGGTGATCTCGGCGAAATCCGAGCCGGACGACCCGCGACGACCGGGTGTCGTCGGCTTGTATTTACGAATAGCCATGTGAAAGTCCCTCTATTCCAAGAGTCCCGGTCAGCTGACCGAGCCTCCGAAGATCTCGATGGGCTTGCTGTCGGCGGTCAGCGTCACGAACGCGCGCTTGGTGGAGCGGCGCTGGCCGTAGCCGAAGCGGGTCCGCTTGCGCTTGCCCTGCCGGTTCGCGGTGTTGACGCTGTCGACGGTCACGTCGAAGATCTGCTCGACGGCGATCTTGATCTGCGTCTTGTTGGAGTCCGGGTGCACCAGGAAGGTGTACACGTTCTCCTCCATGAGCCCGTAGGACTTCTCCGAGATCACCGGCGCCAGGATGATGTCGCGCGGGTTGGCCTGGATAGCCATGCTCACGCCTCCTTCTGGTCGGTCTTGGATCCGTTGGCAGCGATGTACGCGTTGAGCGTCTCCACGCTGAACACCACCTCATCGGCGTCGAGGACGTCGTAGGTGTTGAGCTGATCGGCCGAGATCGGCAGCACGTTCTGCAGGTTCGCGACGCTCTTCCATGCGGTGAGGTCCTCACGGCCCAGCACCACCAGGAACTTGCGACGATCGCTCAGGCTCTCGAGGAACTGACGCGCGGTCTTGGTCGAGGGGACCTGACCGGGAACCAGCTCGGTGATCACATGGATGCGCTCGTTGCGAGCCCGATCGCTCAGCGCGCCGCGCAGGGCGGCCGCCTTCATCTTCTTCGGGGTGCGCTGGCTGTAGTCACGCGGCTGCGGACCGTGCACGGTGCCACCACCGGCGAACTGCGGTGCGCGGGTCGAACCCTGACGGGCGCGACCGGTGCCCTTCTGCCGGTACGGCTTGGCGCCACCGCCGCGAACCTCGCCGCGGGTCTTGGTGGCGTGCGTGCCCTGGCGCGCGGCGGCCTGCTGGGCCACCACGACCTGGTGCATCAGCGCGATGTTGGCCGGCGCGTCGAACAGTTCGGCGGGCAGATCAACGGTGCCGTTGGTCGTGCCGTCGGCGTTGCGGACGTCCAGCGTCAATTTGACTGTGGTTTCGGCGCTCACTTGTCAGCACCACCCTTCACTGCGTCGCGAACCACCACGATGCCGCCCCGACGACCCGGGATCGCTCCCTTGATCAGCAGCAGGCCGGCCTCGGCGTCCACCTTGTGGACGGTGAGGTTCTGCGTGGTCACCTTGTCGTTACCCATACGTCCGGCCATCCGCATGCCCTTGAACACGCGGCCCGGGGTGGCACAGCCACCGATGGAACCCGGCGCGCGGTGCACGCGGTGTGCACCGTGGCTGGCGCCCAGACCGGAGAAGCCGTGACGCTTCATCGGACCGGCGAAGCCCTTGCCCTTGGAGGTGCCGGTGACGTCCACCAGCGCACCGTCGGCGAAGATCTCGGCGGTCAATTCCTGACCGACCTCGAGCTCGCTGACATCGGCCACGCGGATCTCGGCCAGGTGCCGGCGCGGGGTGACCCCGGCCTTGCTGAACTGACCGGCGACCGGCTTGGTGACCTTGCGCGGATCGATGGCGCCGTAGGCGACCTGCACGGCGGTGTAGCCGTCACGCTCCGCGGTGCGCAGCTGGGTCACGACGTTCGGGCCCGCCGCGATGACGGTGACCGGGACGACGCGGTTGTTCTCGTCGAATACCTGGGTCATGCCGAGCTTGGTGCCCAGGATGCCCTTGGTTGAACTCTGGTTGCTCATGATTCTTCGCCCCCGCCCTACTGGATGTTGACGTCGACGCTGGCCGGCAGGTCGATGCGCATGAGCGCGTCGACCGTCTTCGGCGTCGGGTCGAGGATGTCGATGAGTCGCTTGTGGGTACGCATCTCGAAGTGTTCGCGGCTGTCCTTGTACTTATGCGGCGAACGGATGACGCAGTACACGTTCTTCTCGGTGGGCAACGGCACCGGGCCGACCACGCGTGCCCCGGTACGGGTCACGGTTTCCACGATCTTGCGCGCCGAAGCGTCGATCGCCTCGTGGTCATAGGCCTTGAGCCTGATGCGGATCTTCTGTCCCGCCACGCTGTGTCCTCTTCCGTCAGTTGTTCTCGACAGACGAACACCGCGCACCTGGACCGGCACTAGCCGCCGGCGGGCACATAGATCACCGCGTGAGAGTCGGGATCGACGCTGTTCATCTGTCGTTGTACGTTGGCTCGCCCATCAGACGAACCGATTTGCTCCGGCACCCGCGGTCGGGCGTGTCGAGTCCGTGAACCGAGACCGGCGCACGCGTTACACGCCCAGTCCCCGATTTCCGGGCCTGGGAGTCATTCACCTGAGCGAAGCCGCGGAAAATCCCGCAACCTGCCGTCCAGGCAACCCGACAAGTATGCACCAGGGCGGGGGGTGGATTCAAATCGGCCCCTGATCCCACCCGACCTGCAACGACCGCGCAGTCAGCTGCTACCAGCCGGAGCGGGGTGGGCCCCCGAAACCCTGCTGACCCGGCTCCTGTCGGCCGGGCGCCGACCTGAACCCCGATTGCCCCGGATACTGCTGCTGCCCGAAACCCTGTTGTCCGAACCCCGGTTGCCCGAGTCCCTGTTGTCCCGGTGCCGACCCGAAACCCGGCTGCGGCGCGCCCGGGAATCCGTTCCCGAAGGCGGTCGGCGCCGGACCCGCCGGCGTCGCGGGCCGCATCAGCGACAGCACGAGCCCGCCGACGGCGACGATCAGTGCGACCAGCGCCGCGACGAACACGATCCACAGTCCGTAGCCCGCGTGCACGTCGGGAGCCGGGCCCCCGAGCGAGTTGTCGTCGGCAGGACTCTTGCCGTCGGCAGAGACCGCCGCACCGGGGTCGGAGAGAAAGATCGCCGCAGCGATCAACGCGGCGAGGCCGATGACGGTGCCGACGATCGACGCGATCGCGGGAAATCTCCGCAGGATCAGCGGTACCGACGCGATGACGAGGAGCACACCGAAGACGATCGTCCACACACCCGGTGCCGCCGTGTTGTCGTCGGACGAGTCGCCGGAGCTCTGTTCGCGCTCGAGCTCCTGTTTGAACTGTTCCTGGAATTGTGACGGCAACGACGAGACGTCGATGTCATTGCTCGTCGACACCGACCCGAGACCGGTCACCGACGACGACACCGATCCCGTGATCGCCCCGGCACCCGGAATCGACTGATTGAGTTGGAGTTCGGCGGTGGCCCACGTCAGGAAGCTGAAGGCGACCATCACCAGGCCGAGCACTGCCAAACCCGCGCCGATGATCAGGGTGGGCGTGGGTCGCCCGGAGCGCGTCGCGGTGAGTCGCGACGCCACCGATCCGGACCCGGATGCCGGCGCAGGCGCCGCGGGCGATCCGAACGGACCGGGTTGCCCGTACGGCTGCTGCCCGGCGTTCGGTTGCTGGTGCCCGTGATTCGGCTGCCCGTACTGGGGCTGACCGTATTGGGGCTGACCGTATTGCGGCTGGCCCTGCCCGCCGGGCGCGCCGTAGCCCGCCTGGCCGAATCCGCCGTGACCGGGATTCGAGGACCCCGGCTGCCCCTGACCGCCGAGATTCCCGTGGTCGCCGAATGTCATTGGTCAGCCTCCCGCAGCCGTTCGCACACCTCTGCCGAGGTTCGGACGCATCGAACTGTATCCCCCGGAACGGACATTCACCGCGCATGTCGATCATTCGATCATTCGGATCAGGAAGCCGCGTGGCCACCCAGACTTGTCGGCGGACGCCGCGCACCGCGGATACAGCCAGGCTCGGCCGGCATGAATCAGTCTGTCCCCGAACCGGTTTGACGAGCGCACGAGGCAACCGATCCGACCAGGTGCGGACGGCGTCATGTGCAAGACGTCGACGACGCCGGGACCATGGAGGTCTCCGACGTCGTCGACGAGCCGACCCGGCGGTCGGATGAATGTGGTATCAGGGCAGGGGAATCCAGAACCCGAACAGCCAGAACCCGTTCGGGGTGTACTGACCCGGCTGCCAGCGCGGCTGCGGATGCCACTGGGGCCGGGGATGCCACTGCTGGGGCTGTGGCTGCCACCGGTTCGGCCGTGGTTGCGGCTGCCACCGGTTGGGCTGCTGGTAGTGGTTTCCCTGCGGCGGCGGGGCGGCCGACGCGATGCCGGCGCCGATGCCGGTGACGATGGCCCCGGCGGCGATGACGCCCGCCACGATCCGCTTTGCGGGCACTGAGCGCGACTTCACCGACCGCGCCTCGGTCCCCGAACTGCTGACGGTGTTCATGAGATGTCCCTTCGAACGACAATGATCGTCGACGGCGTCGGACGGCGTCGGCTCGACAGCCGCGACGAACAACAACTCCCGACCGTGTCGGTCGGGAGTCGACGGCGTCGTCGGCCAGTGCTGACGCTACGCCGTCCCAGGGACAGAAAATCGGACCTGACCTGCAGATTCGCTGTGGGAGGCTGAGCCCTTTAGGTGCTTTGATCCGAACGCGAAGAGCTGATTGCCAGCCGAATCACATCAATGTTCGTTTTGCTCCCAGCAACCCCACAGCGCCCCTGCGGTCGGTCAGGGCAGCGGAATCCAGAACCCGAAGAACCAGAACCCGCGCGGGCTGGTCTGACGCGGCGCCCACTGCTGACGCTGGGGCTGCCGCTGGCGCTGGGGCTGCGGTTGCTGCTGACGCTGGGACTGGGGCTGCTGCTGGCGCTGCGGTTGCTGCTGGGTCTGCTGGTGGGCGGGGGCCGTCGGCGCCGCCGAGGCGAGACCCGCCCCTGCTCCGACGCCGGTGATGATGGCGCCGGCGGCTACGACACCGGCCACGGTGCGCTTGACGGTGATGCCCGAACGCTTGGCGGTCGCTGTTGTCATGTGGGTTTCCCTTTCTGGGATCTACGGACGGACGACGAGGTCGAAAGACCGCCGTCCACAGCCACGGCGACGTCGCCATCGGTGTGATCAGCAGATCCGATCCACTCCCCGGCGCACCGTTCGCTTCGTGTCTAAGCCATTACGCTACAACCGTTTTCGGGCCGAAATCGTCGCGCACACTGCGAGGTCTCTGTGCGGTTCATGCCGGTTTGACCGTTTCACCCGGTACACCCGAAGCGTCCTGTCAGGACCGCCACAGACAAGGCCGCAGTGCTCACAGCCGATCGCCAGCGATCTCGGCCGAGCACGGCCGCTCGCCCCGCACGGGTGGGCGGTTAGGGTCGGTTCCATGACGACCAAGCCCTCGCACACCGACGATGTTCGACCATCGGCGATGACCGCGACCTATGCCCTGCGCCGGCGCCTACCCGACAACGTTCTCGGCCACGCCCTGTTCTCTCTCGGAATGGTCGCGCGCGTTCCCTACTTCGGCACCGTGCTGCCCATCGTCGAGGAGATGCGCCCCGGGTACTGCAAGGTGAGCGCGCCCAAGTGGTTCGGTGTGTACAACCACATCGGCACCTTCCACGCGATCGCGGCCTGCAACCTCGCCGAGGCCGCGATGGGCATGCTGATGGAGGCCAGCCTGCCGCCGTCGCATCGCTGGCTGCCCAAGGCCATGTCGACGCAATACCTGGCCAAGGCCACCACACGACTGACGGCGGAGGCGACCCTGACCGAACCGATCGACGTCGAGGCGATCAGTGCC
Encoded proteins:
- the rplB gene encoding 50S ribosomal protein L2 — encoded protein: MAIRKYKPTTPGRRGSSGSDFAEITRDHPEKSLVRPLHGRGGRNAHGRITTRHKGGGHKRAYRLIDFRRNDKDGVNAKVAHIEYDPNRTARIALLHYVDGEKRYIIAPKNLKQGDVVESGPTADIKPGNNLPLRNIPTGTQVHAVELRPGGGAKMARSAGASIQLLGKEGAYATLRMPSGEIRRVDVRCRATVGEVGNAEQSNINWGKAGRMRWKGKRPTVRGVVMNPVDHPHGGGEGKTSGGRHPVSPWGQPEGRTRKNKASDKLIVRRRRTGKNKR
- the rplW gene encoding 50S ribosomal protein L23, with amino-acid sequence MAIQANPRDIILAPVISEKSYGLMEENVYTFLVHPDSNKTQIKIAVEQIFDVTVDSVNTANRQGKRKRTRFGYGQRRSTKRAFVTLTADSKPIEIFGGSVS
- the rplD gene encoding 50S ribosomal protein L4 — encoded protein: MSAETTVKLTLDVRNADGTTNGTVDLPAELFDAPANIALMHQVVVAQQAAARQGTHATKTRGEVRGGGAKPYRQKGTGRARQGSTRAPQFAGGGTVHGPQPRDYSQRTPKKMKAAALRGALSDRARNERIHVITELVPGQVPSTKTARQFLESLSDRRKFLVVLGREDLTAWKSVANLQNVLPISADQLNTYDVLDADEVVFSVETLNAYIAANGSKTDQKEA
- the rplC gene encoding 50S ribosomal protein L3 — protein: MSNQSSTKGILGTKLGMTQVFDENNRVVPVTVIAAGPNVVTQLRTAERDGYTAVQVAYGAIDPRKVTKPVAGQFSKAGVTPRRHLAEIRVADVSELEVGQELTAEIFADGALVDVTGTSKGKGFAGPMKRHGFSGLGASHGAHRVHRAPGSIGGCATPGRVFKGMRMAGRMGNDKVTTQNLTVHKVDAEAGLLLIKGAIPGRRGGIVVVRDAVKGGADK
- the rpsJ gene encoding 30S ribosomal protein S10, whose translation is MAGQKIRIRLKAYDHEAIDASARKIVETVTRTGARVVGPVPLPTEKNVYCVIRSPHKYKDSREHFEMRTHKRLIDILDPTPKTVDALMRIDLPASVDVNIQ
- a CDS encoding hotdog fold domain-containing protein, which translates into the protein MTTKPSHTDDVRPSAMTATYALRRRLPDNVLGHALFSLGMVARVPYFGTVLPIVEEMRPGYCKVSAPKWFGVYNHIGTFHAIAACNLAEAAMGMLMEASLPPSHRWLPKAMSTQYLAKATTRLTAEATLTEPIDVEAISAGTDVVVSVRILDTHGTEVVHADITTWVTPRAGDDSR